The sequence below is a genomic window from Halolamina litorea.
GCGACATCCTGAGCTACGCTCCCGACGACCGACGGGACGACGTGAAGGAGGTCGTCCGACGCAAGCCCGTCCGGACCGCGTCGGGCGTCTCGCCCATCGCCATCATGACCTCGCCGCACCTCTGTCCCCACGGGAAGTGTCTCTACTGTCCCGGCGGGCCGGCCTCGGAGTTCTCCTCGGCGCAGTCCTACACCGGCCACGAGCCGGCGGCGGCCCGCGGCGAGCAGAACGACTACGACCCCTACGGACAGGTCACCCTCCGCCTCGAACAGCTCCGCGCGATCGGCCACCCCGTCGACAAGGCCGAACTGATCCTGATGGGCGGCACCATGACCGCCCGGAGCCACGACTATCAGGAGTGGTTCGTCAAGCGCGCGCTGCAGGCCATGAACGAGTACGACCTCGATTCGGACCCGAACCCCAGCCAGACGGAAAGCTTCGCCGAGCCCCGCGACGACCAGTCCTTCGAGTACCTCGAGGACGTGATCGCCCGGAACGAGACCGGCGACATCCGCGTGACGGGGATCACCTTCGAGACCAAGCCCGACTGGTGCGATCCCGAGCAGATCGACCGCATGCTCGATTTGGGCGGCACGAAGGTCGAGGTCGGGGTCCAGACGACCTACGAGCGGATCAACCGCGAGATGCACCGCGGCCACGGCACACAGGCCTCCATCGACGCCAACCGCCGCCTGCGGGACTCGGCGTTCAAGGTCGGCTTCCACATGATGCCCGGCCAGCCCGGCATGAGCCAGGAGATGTGCCGCGAGGACTTCCGCCAGCTGTTCGACTCGCCGCAGTGGCGCCCGGACTACCTCAAGATCTACCCCACGCTCGTCGTCGAGGGCACCCGGGTGTACGACATGTGGAAGCGGGAGGACTTCGACCCGCTCGACAACGAGACCGCCGCCGACGTGGTCGCCGACGCGATGAACGAGATCCCGAAGTACTGCCGGCTCCAGCGCGTCCAGCGGGACATCCCCGCGGACTTCATCGAGGGCGGCGTCTGGAAGTCGAACCTCCGGCAGCTCGCCCAACAGCGCGCCGAGGAGAAGGGCTACCAGATACGGGACATCCGTGCCCGCGAGGTCGGCCACAACGACGAGGACCCGGATCCCGCCGAGATCACCCTGGACACTATGGAGTACGAGGCCGGCGGGGGCACCGAGCGCTTCATCTCCTTCGAGGACCCCGTTCGGGACCTGCTGATCGGCTTCTGCCGGCTGCGGTTCCCCAACGACCCGGTGCGCCGGGAGCTGCAGGACGCCGCCCTCGTGCGGGAACTGCACGTCTACGGCTCTGAGGCGACGTTCGACGGCGACGCCGACGGCGGGAAGGAGTGGCAGCACCGCGGCTACGGCAAGCGCCTCGTCCGGGAGGCCGAGCGGCAAGCCAACGAGGCCGGCTACGGGAAGCTGAGCATCATCTCGGGGATCGGCGTCCGGGAGTACTACCGCGAGAAGCTGGGCTACCACCAGGACGGTCCCTACGTCTCGAAGCGACTCTGATCGGGGGTGTTTTTTGCCCGGGTAGCGCCAACGACTGG
It includes:
- a CDS encoding tRNA uridine(34) 5-carboxymethylaminomethyl modification radical SAM/GNAT enzyme Elp3, with translation MSTDAATDGDPPAFADACEELCRRIIEDGLERDDLEAAKREVCSDTGAPKVPTNGDILSYAPDDRRDDVKEVVRRKPVRTASGVSPIAIMTSPHLCPHGKCLYCPGGPASEFSSAQSYTGHEPAAARGEQNDYDPYGQVTLRLEQLRAIGHPVDKAELILMGGTMTARSHDYQEWFVKRALQAMNEYDLDSDPNPSQTESFAEPRDDQSFEYLEDVIARNETGDIRVTGITFETKPDWCDPEQIDRMLDLGGTKVEVGVQTTYERINREMHRGHGTQASIDANRRLRDSAFKVGFHMMPGQPGMSQEMCREDFRQLFDSPQWRPDYLKIYPTLVVEGTRVYDMWKREDFDPLDNETAADVVADAMNEIPKYCRLQRVQRDIPADFIEGGVWKSNLRQLAQQRAEEKGYQIRDIRAREVGHNDEDPDPAEITLDTMEYEAGGGTERFISFEDPVRDLLIGFCRLRFPNDPVRRELQDAALVRELHVYGSEATFDGDADGGKEWQHRGYGKRLVREAERQANEAGYGKLSIISGIGVREYYREKLGYHQDGPYVSKRL